The Mesorhizobium sp. B1-1-8 genome contains a region encoding:
- the hyfB gene encoding hydrogenase 4 subunit B, translating into MISAVALLLWSVAAFLGIAVFAVAAGRKDRATSLVYGATLYCSALAFAIAISRLAADPGAISAVTLPLGLPWIGAHFRLDALSGFFLVVVNLGATVASLYGLGYGRHEPAPHRVLPFFPAFLAGMNMVVLADDAFTFLLSWEFMSLASWALVMAHHREQANTRAGFIYLLMASFGTLALLLAFGLLSGPGGNYTFEAMRAVGPTPLVATIVLVLVLLGAGSKAGLVPLHVWLPLAHPAAPSHVSALMSGVMTKVAVYGFIRVVFDLLGAPTWWSSVVVLALGGLTAVLGILYALMEKDLKRLLAYSTIENIGVIFVSLGLALAFKANAMPLASALALTAALFHVLNHSFFKSLLFFGAGAVLTATGERNMEKLGGLIHNMPLTSFVFLIGCVAISALPPFNGFVSEWLAFQAILQSPDLPQWGLKVIVPAVGGLLALSAALAAACFVKAFGITFLGRARTAVVEQAHEVDRLSLAAMFILAVLCLLAGILPGLVIDGLSSVTLSLVGNRMPVQMAQPWLSIVPIAESRSSYNGLLVFVFIAFSASLAALAIHRFASRALRRGPAWSCGFTDVTPAAQYTAVSFAQPIRRVFGTYAFRAREKVDMPPPGGTGPARLDVEMHDLIWERLYQPLTGAVGFATDRLNHLQFLTIRRYLTLVFLYLVALLLVLALWP; encoded by the coding sequence GTGATTTCGGCTGTCGCGCTCCTTTTGTGGAGTGTCGCCGCATTTCTGGGGATCGCCGTATTTGCTGTCGCCGCCGGTCGAAAGGACCGCGCAACCAGTCTGGTCTACGGCGCGACCCTTTATTGCTCGGCCCTGGCATTCGCGATTGCAATAAGCCGCCTTGCTGCCGATCCGGGCGCCATATCGGCTGTCACGCTACCGCTTGGCCTACCCTGGATCGGCGCGCATTTCCGCCTGGACGCGCTCTCGGGTTTCTTTCTCGTCGTCGTCAATCTCGGCGCCACGGTCGCCAGCCTCTACGGGCTTGGCTATGGCCGTCACGAGCCCGCGCCGCATCGGGTGCTGCCGTTCTTTCCCGCGTTCCTCGCCGGGATGAATATGGTCGTGCTGGCGGACGATGCCTTCACCTTCCTGCTCTCATGGGAGTTCATGTCGCTCGCCTCGTGGGCCCTGGTCATGGCGCATCATCGCGAACAGGCCAACACAAGAGCCGGCTTCATCTATCTGCTGATGGCGAGCTTCGGCACGCTGGCGTTGCTGCTCGCTTTCGGTCTGCTGTCGGGACCAGGCGGGAACTACACGTTCGAAGCGATGCGCGCCGTCGGACCCACCCCGCTCGTCGCCACGATTGTCCTGGTCCTCGTGCTGCTCGGCGCAGGATCCAAGGCTGGCCTCGTTCCCTTGCACGTCTGGTTGCCCCTGGCTCACCCCGCAGCGCCAAGTCACGTTTCGGCGCTGATGAGCGGCGTCATGACCAAGGTTGCCGTCTACGGCTTCATTCGCGTCGTTTTCGACCTGCTCGGCGCGCCGACATGGTGGTCGAGCGTGGTCGTGCTCGCCCTTGGAGGCCTGACCGCGGTTCTGGGCATCCTCTACGCTTTGATGGAAAAGGACCTCAAGCGTCTCCTCGCCTACAGCACGATCGAGAATATCGGCGTCATTTTTGTAAGCCTTGGTCTGGCGCTCGCCTTCAAGGCGAACGCGATGCCGCTGGCCTCGGCACTGGCGCTGACCGCGGCGCTCTTCCACGTTCTCAACCACTCATTCTTCAAAAGTCTGCTTTTCTTCGGCGCCGGCGCCGTGCTGACGGCGACCGGCGAGCGCAACATGGAGAAGCTGGGCGGCCTTATCCACAACATGCCTCTCACCAGCTTCGTCTTTCTCATCGGCTGTGTCGCGATCTCCGCGCTGCCGCCCTTCAACGGCTTCGTTTCGGAATGGCTGGCCTTCCAGGCAATATTGCAAAGCCCCGACCTGCCGCAATGGGGCCTGAAGGTCATCGTGCCCGCCGTAGGCGGCCTGCTGGCGTTATCGGCGGCCTTGGCAGCGGCCTGCTTCGTAAAGGCGTTCGGGATAACTTTCCTCGGCCGGGCGCGGACTGCGGTGGTCGAACAGGCGCATGAAGTCGATCGCCTCTCGCTGGCGGCGATGTTCATCCTCGCGGTGCTTTGCCTGCTTGCCGGCATCCTGCCGGGGCTTGTCATAGACGGCCTGTCATCGGTGACGCTTTCGCTCGTCGGCAACCGCATGCCGGTCCAGATGGCACAGCCATGGCTGTCGATCGTCCCGATCGCCGAGAGCCGCAGTTCCTACAACGGCTTGCTGGTATTTGTCTTCATCGCGTTTTCGGCATCGCTGGCGGCGCTTGCGATCCATCGCTTCGCATCGCGTGCGCTTCGTCGTGGTCCCGCCTGGAGTTGCGGCTTCACGGATGTGACGCCGGCGGCGCAATACACGGCAGTGAGCTTCGCGCAACCCATTCGTCGGGTCTTCGGCACATATGCATTTCGCGCACGGGAAAAGGTCGACATGCCGCCGCCTGGCGGGACCGGACCGGCCCGCCTGGATGTCGAGATGCACGATCTCATCTGGGAGAGGCTCTATCAGCCGCTCACCGGTGCCGTCGGCTTTGCAACCGACCGGCTCAACCATCTCCAGTTTCTGACGATCCGGCGCTACCTGACCCTGGTCTTTCTCTACCTCGTCGCCTTACTCCTGGTACTCGCGCTATGGCCCTGA